Genomic window (Chondrocystis sp. NIES-4102):
ATCGCACTTTATACTGGAACAGGAATCGAACAACCCGATTATTTAGCTACTATAGATGTTGATCCAAATTCCTCTACTTATTCTCAGATAATCCATCGTCTCCCTATGCCTTATATTGGGGATGAATTACATCATTTTGGTTGGAATGCCTGTAGTTCTTGTCATGGAGATAGCAGTAAATCTCGTAGATTTTTAGTTATACCAGGAATTCGTTCTAGTCGCATCTATATTTTGGACACAGCAGACCCCAAAGCCCCTAAAATTCATAAAATAATTGAGCCAGAAACTATCAAATCTAAGACTAATCTCAGTGCGCCCCACACTGTTCATTGTTTAGCCAATAGTGAAATTATGATTTCTATGTTGGGAGATAGTCAGGGTAATGCCCCAGGAGGCTTTTTGCTTCTAAATGATAATTTTGAAATTATCGGTAGATGGGAAGAAAATAACGACCTAAAATTTAACTATGATTTTTGGTATCAGCCTCGTCACAACGTTATGGTAAGCAGTGAGTGGGCTGCGCCTAAAACCTTTTATCCAGGCTTTGATTTAAATGATGTTCAAGCTGGTAATTATGGTCAACGATTACATTTTTGGGATTGGCAACAACAGAAAATTATTCAAACTACTGATTTAGGAGAAGAAGGTCTAATCCCCCTAGAAGTTCGTTTCCATCATAATCCTGATAGTATGCACGGATATGTTGGTGCTGCTTTGGCTAGTAATATTTGGCACTGGTACAAAAATGATACACAATGGCAAGTAGAAAAAGTTATTGATGTGCCTGCGGTTGAACTTGAAGGCTGGTCTTTTCCTGTTCCCTCTTTAATTACAGACATACTTATCTCCCTTGACGATCGCTATCTTTATTTTTCTAATTGGTTACACGGTGATATACGTCAGTATGACATTAGCGATCCTGCTCAACCTAAGCTGACAGGACAGGTTTGGTGTGGAGGATTATTAGGCAAAACAATTGAGGTTAAGGGACAGCAGCTATATGGAGGTCCACAAATGCTGCAACTAAGTCTAGATGGCAAACGTCTATATGTTACCAATTCACTTTTTAGCACTTGGGATAATCAGTTTTATCCAGATTTAGCTTCCAAAGGTTCTTATATGCTGCAAATTGATTGTAATCTTGAGGAGGGAGGACTGGAAATTAATCAAGATTTTTATATAGACTTTGGGAAAGAACCTAACGGAGCAGCCCGCGCCCATGAGATGCGCTATCCAGGCGGAGATTGCACATCCGATATTTGGCTCTAATCTTGAAAACAGATGAAATATGAAAACTTATCGCATTGAATTAATCAATCGAGATAATTTTACCCTAGAGATAACAGCAGATAAATATATTTTAGAAGGGATTGAACAGGCTGGATTATCCTTACCTGTAGGCTGCCGTTATGGAGCTTGTATTACCTGTGCTGCCAAATTAATTAAAGGCAAGGTAGATCAATCCCAAGCCATTTGTCTGAAACCAGAACAAATCAAAGCTGGATATGTTTTACTGTGTATTGCCAAAGCCCGCTCCTCTTGTACGTTTGAAGTTGGCTTGGAATCTCAAGCAGGTTTATATTTCAATCCTTTCCTTTGATTGCAGGGTAAGCAATTGCTGTGCTAATGTTTGAGCCTGTTGACGAATCTCAGCTACTGCAGTGGTTTCCCACAGGCAACCTTTTAGAGGTGAACCTAAAGTAAAGAGTAAATTGGATATTTCACCTGCACTATTAATGAGTGCGCCATTGGCAGCTACTTCTAAACCGAGATTAAGAGGATCTGGTTTAATTAGACCTGAATTGAGTAAATTGTTAACTAAAGGATGCTCTAGTTGCCGATAATTGGATTGTGAACCTGCACAATTAATAACTACTCCTACTGGTAAATTCAAAATATCTTTACTACATCGCTGGCGAATTGAGACATTTACCCCCTGACTATTCTCGTTATAGGCTTGAATACGCCCTGCTATTAAATGTAATTGTCCTGCTGCCATTTTAAGATCAAGACGTTGATGAATAACACTAGAGACTCGATGACGATGAATTTCCCAATAAGATCGAAGATGACGTAAAAATCTTTGTTTTTCAGCGATCGCTAGAGATTGCCAGATTACTTGAGTATGGGGACGAAGTGAATTGATTACAGATTGCCAGTTGCTTCCTTCTATT
Coding sequences:
- a CDS encoding 2Fe-2S ferredoxin, whose translation is MKTYRIELINRDNFTLEITADKYILEGIEQAGLSLPVGCRYGACITCAAKLIKGKVDQSQAICLKPEQIKAGYVLLCIAKARSSCTFEVGLESQAGLYFNPFL